The sequence below is a genomic window from Wyeomyia smithii strain HCP4-BCI-WySm-NY-G18 chromosome 1, ASM2978416v1, whole genome shotgun sequence.
atccggtcccggtgccttgctcacctttagggagttggcgatcacgatgagttcctcattcgtaaccctaacCTCTCCCTCaatctcgacacggctgtcgtcgctcacggctTGGATGTTCGTCAGGTTGGCctaccatccctggtctgtgtctgagatactgaaaCGTGGACGTAatactcgactgccggaggtcAAGAActaggctcgtggcgtggaaagagtatCCCGATGATAccctccagcatcgctggtgatcgctttGCAGGCGCCAGCaagcctttggtcttcgccattacgatcCTATAGGCGTTTTTCCTgcatggacttcctcactgcgaccagaatcgtagatctattgtgagatatgcccgggtgtctcctgtatcccgcacttctgttaatagcaataccgctattgagaagtgacatgcttattattattgttcatcagtgcttgtgtgtaatgtgatactctttcttacacgcttactgttctactataccgatactcgttcctctttgccgaatatcaccaattataattccctggagaagtttcgtcgtgcgcccttctggtcagttttattgataagagggacttaatttttgttaagaggaagtcacgcaaaggtattgtagatttcagcgtaaaggaagggtaactggtgggaagcctgagaataaacccatgcttaagtccttttttttGACActggatggcctggttctactaagattcgaacccacgaccatccgcatgacaaagcggactcggtaaccttgcggctacgcagctctccTATCCCATAGGCGTTATCCCACGGGTTcttattggcactcgcgcatagcctatagAAGCAGACCCTCTTGCttgccttaatcgcactctttagcaccGATCTTGCTGAGCTAAATGCTACGCGGCACTCAATTCTCTGGTCGTCTGCTCGCGCatgctgcatcctccgtcttgcactgAGGAACGCTGAggcggtggcttcccattcctaggttgacgggtcctaggcatggtggcgtcgcacgcccgtgaTAGAACGGCAACTAGTTcatcagcagtcgggcggagccaatcGCCTCCATTGCACTCTCTTCTCATGGTTCTTCGCATACCTCGGCATAGAAATGCGATGTATTCCAGCCGCGGACGGTGTGAGTGTTGGTTCTACCCGTCACTTGATGCCTCGCATTGTTTTCTCTACTATAGCAAACCGACTGGTGGttgctattagtgtagccatcgtttTCCCTCCAGTTCTGGATCAGTCCTGGGTTGGAGAACGTCATATATATGATCGActtcgcaccatttctgctaaatgtacatttggtcccaacgttggccagatctaagttgagcttgCCAAAGCTTCTAACAcgatctgacccctctggtccgtagagcgacttccccactcaacagccaaAGCGTTGAAATCACCCGCccccaccaacggcgttaggcccgttagcttcATGGATAActggtgaacctttcggtataCCAACATCGCGGAGCAGAGACACTGCAGTAAAACACTCCGTtaaccttggcaaccgcgtaccctTCGCTTGAGTTGaaaacaacctcctgaaccgcgAACCTGCTCCCCGTCCAtacggccgccatactggacttatccgcaaccaaGTTACCATTTCCTGGAGGAATACGGTAGGGGTTGGatacgatggcgatgtccgacagcgaCTCAGTAACTGCTTATCAAAGTAGCTGCTGAGCCGcttagcagtggttcaggtttagtCGCGTTACCcctacgcccgtggtttcgcagcagGCTTACAGGCTGGGCTCcttgggcctcccataaagtgtttggtgTCCCGTTTTTCGGAATACACCACGCACTTCGGAGGCTCCCCGCAATCCTTCGCTTTATGGCTTGCACCACCGCAACGTCAGCGTAACTGGCTCCCGCTGGGCCCCTTGCTAGTCGGaaggtggccacctgggtccccgctggaccctgtCGGAGGCGAATTGGCGCAGGGCCACCTCCACCCGCACTTATTTTTGAGGGCTCTTGCAacgtcgcacccctcggtgatttcgtccaggtttttgaactggagagtcacctccgaggtgagtgcccgaacctgcacctcTTTTCCAAGCACCTGCTCGGCCACCACCTTGTAGGAAGGGCCCTTGTTCTTCGCATCATTTCAAAGCTCAagaatcatctcgccagtgcgagatcgacggatggtccgcacatccacCCCTTGATCCTTGAGTTGAGTTTCATTCCTCATTTTGTCATGACTTCTGAGCAGCCTTAGAAAATGTACAGTAATACGACAGCCGTTAGACGATAGGGGGGCTTCTTCCTGAGCAACAGTAGCAACACCAGCAAAAACGTAACAGTCCATGGAAACAAAATTGTGCGACTTGCAGCGTTGCCGTTGCGTTCGCCATGGACTTCAGTGATTATACTACTGTTATGCTCCTTGCCTGTGCGCGATGCAAAGTATGCCTTTTTGTAGTGTTTCATTAGAACTTAGACACATgcatcgtaatacagcgaatttatCAATGATTTTCCTTTTCATCATAGCATGCCTGTCGTTACCATTAAGCGTTGTAAAAGCTTATGTTAGCGATGGGTAAGATGaatcaattgcaagcagctgtgTGTTTATTCGCAAGAGCATATAGAAGAATTTAAGGTGCGCCACTTCTCTGGGTTTCCCCTGAAGTTTCCGGATCTGGGAGGTAGTCTCCGGGGTTTCGGGGGGAAGCGAATTTTCTCCACACcagcgaaattattttcaacctgCAACCTGGAAACAGCATAAATCAAAACGTGaatgaaaaagttgaagaggttgtttataagacacgaccacaGAGGTAActtagaatacgacagcctgtcttatgtcaatgtctttcttggaataggtttgggaatacactcaattggggttaattaatttaatagtttcattgctccagatgacgtttacctctttagccggcaccgcggtttcatttgctgccgtatccaaaacaagaatgatattgaattgttttgtggcttttttgtatcaagttgcgctaagatatcttaatttaggcagtggctacgaagaggctataaacaagggcaaatagtgcattctccaTCTATGATCGTTCTCGTTGTGTAATGTGCAAGTACGTTGCAGTCTTTTATTGCTCTCGTTTTTTGTAACATTTACCTGTGAAAACCGtagcgttttttcgtcaaaagtgCACTCACGTGTACTATCAGAACAATACTAATCAACCGTGTATAGTGCTTGAAAATTGATAGCCGTTATCGGTAGAAATCGGTGAAAAAGATCTACCTCTTGTGACCGAAAGTGCCGCAGCCTTCAATTTCATCGGTTGGCTCCCTACTAGGCCGTTCTACGGCTGAGGGTCAGGGGAAGGGGCTAGACAATGACGACTGTTGCTTGTAACGTGTGCTCGATGAAGATCGTCTCTGAAAACGACAGAATATACTGCTTCGGTGGATGTGATCAAATTCTGCACACACGCTGCTCTGATCTTAGTGATGCTGCTGCCAAAGCTGTACGTGAAAACAATGCATTGCAGTATATGTGTTTTGCCTGCAGGAAAAAACAAACCTCACTGAATGACTTCCAGAAGCAATTTACCCAGTTGGCAAAAAAAGTAGACGAACTGTTCGATTGCATCGATAAAATTAATCTGACGCTACCGAATTTGGTTAGAGCGGAGttcgaaaaaaataatgcaGCACTACTGCCTAGTGTTCTCTCGGCTCTTAGTGATAAAAGTAGAGGCTGTAGCGTGCCATCTGTGGCCGTGTTTGAATCTTCTGCTGCCGCTGCTGTTGACAAACCTTCCTATGCGAATGTTGTTCGGGATTCGGATGATTTAAACTCGAAGGGGAAAAAGCGCAAAGCTGCTGATGATTTAAATACCAACCGACAAAAGCGTAAAGTATCGTCTGAGGATTCAGCGATGTTTACTCGTGATGCTGCAGAATCTGCCAATAACACTTCGGAAGGTGGTCTATTACGCTCAGGTAAACGTCGTAACAATGTGCAACTACCTATGAACAACCCGATCAGCACCCCACTTCTGCAACCGCTACCCTTTGTCTCTTGTCAAAGCCCGTGCTCTCcgcaacgcaaatctagtacGATTATGAAAATGGAACAAACAGTTTTGATT
It includes:
- the LOC129733822 gene encoding uncharacterized protein LOC129733822 encodes the protein MTTVACNVCSMKIVSENDRIYCFGGCDQILHTRCSDLSDAAAKAVRENNALQYMCFACRKKQTSLNDFQKQFTQLAKKVDELFDCIDKINLTLPNLVRAEFEKNNAALLPSVLSALSDKSRGCSVPSVAVFESSAAAAVDKPSYANVVRDSDDLNSKGKKRKAADDLNTNRQKRKVSSEDSAMFTRDAAESANNTSEGGLLRSGKRRNNVQLPMNNPISTPLLQPLPFVSCQSPCSPQRKSSTIMKMEQTVLIKPNAAQPADATKSDICEKLDPIEFAVKELRMKESGEVVIRCENQHLASKLFKAATDRLSEKYTVSTPKPLKPRLKIVGFSKSMNEEKLVDCLKKQNQAASSLDIQVIRITCNDKRKSNQMTAILETDARGFDVLMNLERVILAWDRCRVTEATDVGRCFNCSEYGHKAAACAKPPCCPKCSGDHKIDQCQEDAKKCVNCHQFNTKRQPPPDELLDVTHSSWSSDCPIYQKQLKKARQRIDFSI